A segment of the Allosaccharopolyspora coralli genome:
GCTCGACGACGCCTTTTACCGAGCCTGCGCCGACCCCGAGGTGACGGTCATCGTGTTGGCGGCCGCAGGTGAGCACTTCTCGGCAGGGCACGACATCGGCTCACCCGGCAGGGACATCGACGTGGCGTACCAACGCCGCGCCGGGTTGTGGTGGGATCACACGGAGCGTCGCGGCGGCGAGTCCCGGTTCGCCAGGGAGCAAGAGGTCTACCTCGGCATGTGCCGGCGGTGGCGCGAGATGCCGAAGCCCGTCGTGGCGTCGGTACAGGGCGCCTGCGTAGCCGGGGGCCTGATGCTCGCCTGGATCTGCGATCTCATCGTCGCATCGGAGGACGCGTTCTTCGCCGATCCCGTTCTGCGGATGGGCATCCCTGGCGTGGAGTACTTCGCACACCCGTGGGTTCTCGGGCCGCGCATGGCCAAGGAGTTCCTGTTCACCGGCCGGCGGATCAGCGCTGCGCGCGCCTACGAAGTCGGGATGGTCAACACCGTCGTGGCCCGCGACGAACTCGAGACGGCGACGACCGAACTCG
Coding sequences within it:
- a CDS encoding enoyl-CoA hydratase, coding for MARQDGETITDDDEVVRYERRGEIAMVTMNRPQYRNAQNSVMTYALDDAFYRACADPEVTVIVLAAAGEHFSAGHDIGSPGRDIDVAYQRRAGLWWDHTERRGGESRFAREQEVYLGMCRRWREMPKPVVASVQGACVAGGLMLAWICDLIVASEDAFFADPVLRMGIPGVEYFAHPWVLGPRMAKEFLFTGRRISAARAYEVGMVNTVVARDELETATTELATDIAAMPQFGLSLAKKAVNQAEDLMGLSNGLDSVFGLHHFAHAHNAEVGKDSLSGMDARSMKKSGSDGTQEQ